The following coding sequences lie in one Winslowiella toletana genomic window:
- a CDS encoding respiratory chain complex I subunit 1 family protein — protein MNFPSLLAGSLWPLALVQALTLLAVAPLFAGFSRVMRARMHNRRGPSVLQEYHDIAKLLQRQSVAPAAAGMAFRSMPYLLTGGLLVIATALPMVTLISPMGAAGDLITVIYLFAVVRFVFAIAGLDTGSTFTGIGSSREAVLGVLVEPILLLGLWVAALVAGSTSLGAIAARVLHWPPSSSLTLTLAGLACAFATYVEMGKLPFDMAEAEQELQEGPLTEYSGAALGMLKIGISLKQLVVLQLFLGLFFPFGLVENLTPLALLTAVVVCLLKLLIAMFMVALIENSVTRLRFLKTSRTTWAGFGLAFLALVSWLVAG, from the coding sequence ATGAACTTTCCTTCCCTGCTGGCCGGTTCGCTGTGGCCGCTGGCGCTAGTTCAGGCGCTGACATTGCTGGCTGTCGCTCCTTTGTTTGCCGGTTTCAGCCGCGTGATGCGTGCGCGAATGCACAACCGGCGCGGTCCTAGTGTATTACAGGAATACCATGACATCGCCAAATTGCTTCAGCGTCAGAGCGTCGCGCCCGCAGCAGCAGGCATGGCGTTTCGCAGTATGCCGTATCTGTTGACTGGCGGTTTACTTGTCATCGCCACCGCCCTGCCAATGGTGACGCTGATATCACCGATGGGCGCGGCGGGTGACCTGATCACCGTGATTTATCTGTTTGCCGTGGTGCGTTTTGTGTTTGCCATCGCCGGACTCGATACCGGCAGCACTTTCACCGGCATTGGCTCCAGCCGCGAAGCGGTACTCGGCGTTCTGGTGGAGCCGATTCTGCTGCTCGGTCTGTGGGTGGCGGCGCTGGTCGCCGGTTCCACGTCACTTGGCGCGATTGCCGCCCGCGTTCTGCACTGGCCGCCGTCCTCTTCCTTAACTCTGACGCTGGCCGGTCTGGCTTGTGCGTTCGCCACCTATGTCGAAATGGGCAAGCTGCCGTTTGATATGGCTGAAGCCGAGCAGGAGTTACAGGAAGGTCCGCTGACCGAATACTCCGGCGCGGCGTTAGGGATGCTGAAAATCGGCATCAGCCTGAAACAGCTGGTGGTGTTGCAGCTGTTCCTCGGTCTGTTCTTCCCGTTCGGGTTGGTGGAAAACCTGACACCGCTGGCGTTGCTGACTGCCGTTGTGGTCTGTCTGCTAAAACTGCTGATCGCCATGTTTATGGTCGCGCTTATCGAGAACAGCGTCACGCGTCTGCGCTTTCTTAAAACCTCCCGCACCACCTGGGCGGGATTTGGTCTGGCGTTTCTGGCGCTGGTTTCCTGGCTGGTCGCTGGCTGA
- a CDS encoding NADH-quinone oxidoreductase subunit B family protein yields the protein MSHNPIAPRDEKGLPVPVTLDDSIARLKSTLLNSIRRSAYVYRVDCGGCNGCEIEIFAAISPLFDAERFGIKVVPSPRHADILLFTGAVTRAMRMPALRAWDSAPDPKICISYGACGNSGGIFHDLYCVWGGTDKIVPVDVYIPGCPPTPAATIYGFAMALGLLDQKIKGQQHDDAAAEPAILLHPDLPQPLRVLLDREARRMAGYRYGRQIADQFMKIVAAPGLQPVEQRVSAYLAEQGDLRLSEIIGNLQHIYHQVLQGEVRL from the coding sequence ATGAGTCATAACCCGATTGCGCCGCGAGACGAAAAGGGTCTGCCGGTGCCTGTTACACTGGATGACAGTATCGCCAGACTGAAATCCACCCTGCTGAACAGCATCCGCCGTTCCGCCTACGTTTACCGCGTGGACTGCGGTGGCTGTAACGGCTGTGAGATTGAGATTTTTGCCGCCATTTCACCCCTGTTTGACGCTGAACGCTTCGGTATCAAAGTCGTTCCATCGCCGCGCCACGCTGACATTTTGCTGTTCACCGGTGCGGTCACCCGCGCAATGCGTATGCCCGCTTTGCGCGCCTGGGATTCGGCACCGGATCCGAAAATCTGTATTTCTTACGGCGCATGCGGTAACAGCGGCGGCATTTTCCACGACCTTTATTGCGTCTGGGGCGGCACCGACAAAATCGTGCCGGTGGACGTATATATCCCCGGCTGCCCGCCGACACCGGCGGCGACCATTTATGGATTTGCAATGGCGCTGGGTTTGCTGGATCAAAAAATCAAAGGGCAGCAGCATGACGACGCTGCCGCAGAACCGGCTATTTTATTGCATCCCGACCTGCCGCAACCGTTACGCGTGCTGTTGGATCGCGAAGCGCGCCGCATGGCCGGTTACCGCTATGGCCGCCAGATTGCCGATCAGTTTATGAAAATCGTCGCTGCCCCCGGATTACAGCCGGTAGAACAACGTGTATCGGCCTATCTGGCTGAACAGGGCGACCTGCGCCTGAGCGAAATCATCGGCAATCTGCAGCATATCTATCATCAGGTGCTGCAAGGCGAGGTGCGTCTGTGA
- a CDS encoding formate hydrogenlyase complex iron-sulfur subunit: MLKLIKKVLKTGTATLGYPFKPLNLAPNFRGKPHYTAQQCIACGACANACPSNALTMTTSDDTKTIRWQLFLGRCIFCARCEEVCPTAAITLSQEFELAVWRKEDLFETADFPVCPCRECGKPYAVQKEIDFALSLLQENAALSDLQISERRVQYETCPACKKMHGLSPSDRIDIGRHMTTEVR; this comes from the coding sequence ATGCTGAAACTGATTAAAAAAGTGCTCAAAACCGGCACGGCAACGTTGGGCTACCCCTTCAAACCGCTGAATTTAGCACCCAACTTTCGCGGCAAACCACACTATACCGCACAGCAGTGTATCGCCTGCGGCGCCTGTGCTAATGCCTGTCCGTCTAACGCGCTGACCATGACCACGTCAGACGACACCAAAACGATCCGCTGGCAGCTGTTTTTAGGACGCTGCATTTTCTGCGCCCGCTGCGAAGAAGTCTGCCCTACGGCAGCGATCACGTTGTCGCAGGAGTTCGAGCTGGCGGTCTGGCGCAAAGAAGACCTGTTTGAGACCGCGGATTTCCCGGTCTGCCCTTGCCGGGAATGCGGCAAACCTTACGCCGTCCAAAAAGAAATCGACTTTGCGCTCAGCCTGTTACAGGAAAATGCCGCGCTGAGCGACCTGCAGATTAGCGAACGTCGTGTGCAGTATGAAACCTGTCCGGCGTGCAAAAAAATGCACGGTCTTTCTCCCAGCGACCGCATTGATATTGGCCGCCATATGACTACGGAGGTTCGCTGA
- the fdhF gene encoding formate dehydrogenase subunit alpha, which yields MKKVTTVCPYCGAGCKLNLVVDNGKIIRAEAANGVTNQGELCLKGYYGWDFLNDTKLLTPRLTQPLIRRQKGGKFEAVSWDEAIRYTAQRLTEIKQKHGPRAIMTTGSSRGTGNETNYVMQKFARAVIGTNNVDCCARVCHGPSVAGLQATLGNGAMSNSIGDIENSKCLLVIGYNCADSHPIVARRVIKAKEKGAKIIVCDPRRIETARIADQHLQIKNGCNMALVNAFAHVLIEEDLYDHDYVAKYTEGFEEYRKNVADYAPEAVAEQTGVSAQQIRQAMRTYAAAPSATIMWGMGVTQFGQAVDVVKGLAGLALLTGNLGRANVGVGPVRGQNNVQGACDMGVLPNEFPGYQSVTDPNVRAKFADAWGIDVNLMDTDIGYRITEIPHLALEGKVKAYYIMGEDPLQTEADLGLVRKGFAALDFVVVQDIFMTKTAEQADVILPATSWGEHGGVFSCADRGFQRFEKAIEPTCNVKRDWEIISLLATQMGYPMHYRDNQQIWDEMRSLCPLFYGATYEKMGELGHVQWPCTTLDSAGTPYLYANNHFDTPTGKGQLFAAPWRAPAELPDDSYPLVLCTVREVGHYSCRSMTGNCAALQTLADEPGFVQMNPIDAQALTISDQQLVWVASRRGKVISRVNYNERINAGAVYMTYQWWIGACNELTQDNLDPISKTPETKYCAVKVEPIADQRWAESYAHQTYSDMKARLRSAAEDLIPASGI from the coding sequence ATGAAAAAAGTCACGACTGTCTGCCCCTACTGCGGCGCTGGATGTAAATTGAATCTGGTGGTGGATAACGGAAAAATTATTCGCGCCGAAGCGGCGAACGGCGTTACCAATCAGGGCGAACTGTGTCTGAAAGGCTATTATGGCTGGGATTTTCTCAATGACACCAAACTGCTGACCCCGCGCCTGACACAGCCGCTGATCCGCCGTCAGAAAGGCGGAAAGTTCGAAGCCGTCAGCTGGGATGAAGCCATTCGCTACACCGCACAGCGGCTGACGGAGATCAAACAGAAACACGGTCCGCGTGCCATCATGACCACCGGTTCCTCGCGCGGAACCGGCAATGAAACTAACTATGTCATGCAAAAATTTGCCCGAGCGGTGATTGGCACTAACAACGTCGACTGCTGCGCCCGGGTGTGCCACGGCCCGTCCGTGGCGGGTTTACAGGCGACGCTCGGCAACGGCGCGATGAGTAATTCTATCGGCGATATCGAGAATTCAAAATGTCTGCTGGTGATCGGCTATAACTGCGCAGATTCCCATCCGATCGTCGCACGCCGGGTGATCAAGGCTAAAGAGAAAGGCGCAAAAATCATTGTCTGCGACCCACGCCGCATTGAAACCGCCCGTATTGCCGATCAGCATCTGCAAATCAAAAACGGCTGTAATATGGCGCTGGTCAATGCTTTTGCACATGTGCTGATCGAAGAAGATCTGTATGACCACGACTATGTAGCGAAATACACCGAAGGCTTTGAGGAATACCGTAAAAATGTCGCGGATTACGCCCCGGAAGCGGTAGCGGAACAGACCGGCGTGTCCGCACAGCAAATCCGTCAGGCGATGCGCACCTACGCCGCAGCGCCTTCAGCCACCATCATGTGGGGCATGGGCGTGACTCAGTTTGGCCAGGCCGTTGACGTGGTAAAAGGCCTGGCGGGGCTGGCCTTGCTGACAGGCAACCTCGGCCGGGCCAACGTCGGCGTCGGCCCGGTGCGCGGGCAAAATAACGTGCAGGGTGCCTGCGACATGGGTGTGCTGCCGAATGAATTCCCCGGCTATCAGTCGGTTACCGACCCGAACGTGCGGGCGAAATTCGCCGATGCCTGGGGGATTGACGTCAATCTGATGGATACCGACATCGGTTACCGCATCACCGAAATTCCGCATCTGGCGCTCGAAGGCAAGGTTAAAGCCTATTACATCATGGGCGAAGATCCGCTTCAGACCGAGGCGGATTTAGGGCTGGTGCGCAAAGGCTTTGCCGCGCTCGACTTTGTGGTGGTACAGGATATTTTCATGACCAAAACTGCGGAACAGGCTGACGTTATTTTACCTGCGACATCCTGGGGTGAACATGGTGGCGTCTTTTCCTGTGCCGACCGTGGCTTCCAGCGCTTTGAGAAAGCCATCGAACCGACCTGTAACGTCAAGCGCGACTGGGAGATCATCAGCCTGCTGGCGACGCAGATGGGTTATCCGATGCATTACCGCGATAATCAGCAAATCTGGGATGAAATGCGCAGCTTATGCCCGCTGTTCTATGGCGCAACCTATGAAAAAATGGGTGAACTGGGCCACGTTCAGTGGCCATGCACCACGCTTGACAGCGCAGGAACGCCCTACCTGTATGCCAATAACCACTTCGATACCCCAACCGGTAAAGGTCAGCTGTTTGCCGCGCCGTGGCGCGCGCCGGCTGAATTGCCGGACGACAGCTATCCGCTGGTGCTGTGTACCGTACGCGAAGTCGGCCACTACTCCTGTCGCTCCATGACCGGCAACTGTGCAGCATTGCAAACGCTGGCTGACGAACCTGGCTTCGTGCAGATGAATCCGATCGATGCACAGGCGCTGACTATCAGTGACCAGCAACTGGTCTGGGTAGCCTCACGCCGTGGCAAAGTCATCTCACGCGTCAACTACAACGAACGTATTAATGCCGGTGCGGTGTACATGACCTATCAGTGGTGGATCGGCGCCTGCAATGAACTGACGCAGGATAACCTCGACCCTATCTCTAAAACGCCTGAAACCAAATACTGCGCAGTGAAAGTCGAACCGATCGCCGATCAACGCTGGGCTGAAAGCTACGCACATCAGACTTACAGCGACATGAAAGCCCGCCTGCGCAGCGCCGCTGAAGACCTGATCCCCGCCAGCGGGATTTAA
- a CDS encoding NADH-quinone oxidoreductase subunit C, whose protein sequence is MSEFNSALNQNPVGNAYLAALEKQFPSAILGSEWQTDTQATVTIRLNWLPEVVEWLYYQQGGWLSVLFGNDERTLCGNYALYYVLSMEKGVKCWITVRAEVDPVSQEFPSVTPRVPAAVWGEREVRDMYGLRPIGLPDERRLVLPDDWPDDLYSLRKDAMDYRQRPAPTTDEETYPFISEAKEGSKIVPLGPLHVTSDEPGHFRLFVDGEDIIDADYRLFYVHRGMEKLAETRMGYNEVTFLSDRVCGICGFTHSVAYTSSVENAMGILVPERAQMIRSILLEVERLHSHLLNLGLACHFVGFDSGFMQFFRIREQSMKMAEILTGARKTYGMNLIGGIRRDILKDDMIATLALTGVMRRDLNELVDILLSTPNTEQRSIGVGILDPQVARDFSNVGPMVRGSGHRRDMRQDHPYAGYARLPFELFSETGNDVYSRLKVRIHEVFNSLNMIESGLQSLPGGPLAVEGFNYIPHRFALGFAEAPRGDDIHWSMTGDNQKLFRWRCRAATYANWPTLRYMLRGNTVSDAPLIIGSLDPCYSCTDRMTVVDVRKKTSIVVPYKEIERYGIERKNSPL, encoded by the coding sequence ATGAGTGAGTTCAATAGCGCTTTAAATCAAAACCCGGTCGGCAACGCGTATCTGGCCGCGCTGGAAAAACAGTTTCCGTCGGCGATTCTGGGCAGCGAATGGCAGACCGACACACAGGCGACCGTCACCATCAGGCTGAACTGGCTGCCGGAAGTGGTCGAATGGCTTTATTACCAGCAGGGCGGCTGGCTTTCCGTGTTGTTCGGCAATGATGAACGCACGCTGTGTGGTAATTACGCGCTGTATTACGTGCTGTCGATGGAAAAAGGCGTGAAATGCTGGATTACCGTGCGCGCCGAAGTGGATCCGGTATCGCAGGAGTTTCCGTCGGTAACCCCGCGCGTGCCGGCAGCCGTCTGGGGCGAACGCGAAGTGCGGGATATGTACGGCCTGCGCCCGATCGGATTGCCGGACGAACGCCGTCTGGTGCTGCCGGATGACTGGCCTGATGACCTGTATTCGCTGCGCAAAGACGCAATGGATTACCGTCAGCGCCCGGCACCGACCACGGATGAAGAAACCTATCCGTTTATTTCTGAGGCCAAAGAAGGCAGCAAAATCGTGCCCCTTGGTCCGCTGCACGTCACTTCTGACGAACCGGGCCACTTTCGTCTGTTCGTTGATGGCGAAGACATTATCGACGCCGATTATCGGTTGTTCTACGTGCATCGCGGCATGGAAAAACTGGCCGAAACCCGCATGGGCTATAACGAAGTAACGTTTTTGTCTGACCGCGTGTGCGGCATTTGCGGTTTCACGCATAGCGTGGCTTATACCTCGTCGGTCGAAAACGCCATGGGGATTTTAGTGCCGGAACGCGCCCAGATGATCCGATCCATTTTGCTGGAAGTGGAACGTCTGCACAGCCATCTGCTGAACCTCGGGTTGGCCTGTCACTTTGTCGGATTTGATTCCGGTTTCATGCAGTTTTTCCGCATCCGCGAACAGTCGATGAAAATGGCGGAAATCCTGACCGGTGCGCGCAAAACCTACGGGATGAACCTGATCGGCGGCATCCGTCGCGACATATTAAAAGACGATATGATTGCCACCCTTGCGCTGACGGGCGTTATGCGTCGCGACCTGAACGAGCTGGTGGATATTCTGCTCAGCACGCCAAATACGGAACAGCGCAGCATCGGCGTCGGCATTCTGGATCCTCAGGTGGCGCGCGATTTCAGCAACGTCGGCCCGATGGTGCGCGGCAGCGGTCACCGTCGTGATATGCGACAGGATCATCCCTACGCCGGTTACGCCAGACTGCCGTTTGAACTGTTCAGCGAAACCGGTAACGATGTTTATTCCCGTCTGAAAGTGCGCATTCACGAAGTCTTTAACTCCCTGAATATGATCGAGTCTGGCCTGCAAAGCCTGCCGGGCGGCCCGCTGGCGGTGGAAGGCTTTAACTATATTCCGCACCGTTTCGCGCTCGGTTTTGCCGAAGCGCCACGCGGCGACGACATTCACTGGAGCATGACCGGCGACAATCAGAAGCTGTTCCGCTGGCGCTGCCGTGCGGCGACCTACGCCAACTGGCCGACGCTGCGCTACATGCTGCGCGGCAATACCGTTTCCGACGCCCCGCTGATTATCGGCAGTCTCGATCCTTGCTATTCCTGCACAGACCGCATGACGGTGGTTGATGTGCGCAAGAAAACGTCCATCGTCGTGCCTTACAAAGAGATCGAACGTTACGGCATCGAACGCAAAAATTCGCCGCTTTAA
- a CDS encoding formate hydrogenlyase maturation HycH family protein — MTSVNDQRYARHQSYDGHAPDKDKVIFYSLSSKFVDEKSAQKRCSQKAQEVIYYSLAIGHHLGVIDCLQSRLECPFDGYLHWIDCLPENSEARRKLAGVQRFGEITIDSSHTHLLALALRDASPQMTVQQQGWSEQLIALLAQIENDPAMYLMVRRYDA, encoded by the coding sequence ATGACTTCCGTTAACGACCAGCGCTACGCGCGCCATCAGTCCTATGATGGTCATGCGCCTGACAAAGACAAAGTGATTTTCTATTCATTGAGCAGCAAGTTTGTTGATGAAAAAAGCGCCCAGAAACGCTGCTCGCAGAAAGCGCAGGAAGTGATTTATTACAGCCTGGCTATCGGCCATCACCTCGGGGTGATCGACTGTCTGCAATCGCGCCTCGAATGCCCGTTCGATGGCTATCTGCACTGGATCGACTGTCTGCCTGAAAACAGCGAAGCCCGCCGCAAACTGGCGGGTGTTCAGCGATTTGGCGAGATTACTATCGACAGCAGCCACACGCATTTGCTGGCACTGGCGTTGCGCGATGCAAGCCCGCAAATGACGGTGCAACAGCAAGGATGGAGCGAACAGCTTATCGCCCTGCTGGCGCAAATTGAAAATGACCCCGCCATGTACCTGATGGTCAGGAGGTACGATGCCTGA
- a CDS encoding proton-conducting transporter membrane subunit, translating to MTALFALQPAFLITLALLVWVCSGTVGGLLAGAAKISSLISGVGGMVASTALLVAALQMLNADTPMTMTLPLLPYRASFNPLNALLLLTMSITALCSSLYACAWLEKADRRSCARSGLLCNLMLAALAAATIATDAPAMILMMEMAALCAYFMIVQADDEKSRRAGLNQFLSGRLGTLCLILAFALLHHASGSVNFEVLRHAALTSGIKSAAFLLALAGFGLYAGIIPLHAWVPQSHSSAPAHAAALLSSALMKVGIIGIIKVGLDLLGAPPLWWGLMVLLLAVLTAFIGGLYALMEHDIRRLLAYHTLENIGIILLGVGGAMTGVALNLPVLASLALLAGLFHLFNHGLFKTALFLGAGEIEMQTGIKDMEKLGGIARLMPWTAGAMLIALMSMAALPPLNGFASEWLLYQSLFQLSSSHVFIARLIGPLLAVGLALTGALALMCIAKVFGVTFLGTPRSQSAADATPAPPAMTFSTMLLALLCVISGVASPWIIPQFSAVAAAVLNTPVLLAAQHGVAFSPTSAVSAPMVAILLLGMPLVPWLIAAVLRGARLPNRSRGDAWACGYAHSADMVVTATGFAQPLRVMFAPLYRLRSHATPVSLVSALHRGWLGAFCRRLALIELAVLLVVAFA from the coding sequence ATGACGGCACTGTTCGCCTTGCAGCCAGCCTTCCTGATTACGCTGGCGCTGCTGGTGTGGGTCTGTAGCGGGACTGTTGGTGGGTTACTGGCCGGTGCAGCAAAAATCAGCAGCCTGATTTCCGGTGTCGGCGGTATGGTGGCCTCCACTGCGCTGTTGGTTGCCGCGCTTCAGATGCTGAACGCTGACACACCGATGACGATGACGTTGCCACTGTTGCCTTATCGCGCCAGCTTTAATCCGCTGAATGCGCTGCTGTTGCTGACCATGTCAATTACGGCTTTGTGCAGTAGCCTGTATGCCTGCGCCTGGCTGGAGAAGGCCGATCGGCGGTCGTGTGCGCGTAGCGGTTTGTTGTGCAACCTGATGCTGGCTGCGCTGGCTGCCGCCACGATCGCCACCGATGCGCCCGCCATGATCCTGATGATGGAAATGGCTGCCCTGTGCGCCTATTTCATGATTGTTCAGGCTGACGATGAGAAAAGCCGCCGTGCCGGTCTGAATCAGTTTTTATCCGGCCGCCTCGGTACACTGTGTCTGATTCTGGCCTTCGCCCTGCTGCATCACGCCAGCGGCAGCGTCAATTTTGAGGTGCTGCGCCATGCGGCGTTAACGTCGGGCATTAAATCGGCGGCCTTCCTGCTGGCGCTGGCCGGTTTCGGGCTGTACGCCGGGATTATCCCGCTGCACGCCTGGGTGCCCCAGTCGCATTCCAGCGCGCCCGCTCACGCCGCCGCCCTGCTCTCTTCTGCGCTGATGAAAGTCGGCATTATCGGCATCATAAAAGTCGGCCTGGATCTGCTGGGCGCACCGCCACTCTGGTGGGGCCTGATGGTATTGCTCCTGGCTGTCCTGACCGCATTTATCGGTGGGCTGTATGCGCTGATGGAGCACGATATCCGCCGCCTGCTGGCCTATCACACGCTGGAAAATATCGGGATTATTTTGCTCGGTGTTGGTGGCGCAATGACCGGCGTGGCACTGAATTTGCCGGTTCTGGCGTCACTCGCGCTGCTGGCGGGTCTGTTCCATCTGTTCAATCACGGCCTGTTTAAAACAGCGCTGTTTCTCGGTGCCGGTGAAATTGAAATGCAGACCGGCATAAAGGATATGGAAAAACTCGGCGGCATTGCGCGTCTTATGCCGTGGACGGCGGGTGCGATGCTGATTGCGCTGATGTCGATGGCCGCGCTGCCGCCGTTAAACGGTTTCGCCAGTGAATGGCTGCTGTATCAGTCCCTGTTCCAGCTGAGCAGCAGCCACGTCTTTATCGCCCGCCTGATCGGGCCGCTGCTGGCGGTCGGTCTGGCACTGACCGGCGCGCTGGCGCTGATGTGTATTGCCAAAGTTTTTGGCGTGACTTTCCTCGGTACACCGCGCAGTCAGAGCGCAGCAGACGCCACACCGGCACCACCCGCTATGACGTTCAGCACGATGTTACTGGCGCTGTTGTGCGTGATTTCCGGCGTGGCTTCCCCGTGGATTATTCCGCAATTCTCTGCTGTCGCTGCGGCCGTACTAAACACGCCGGTTCTGCTGGCTGCTCAGCATGGCGTGGCATTTTCGCCGACGTCCGCGGTGTCTGCCCCGATGGTGGCCATTTTGCTGCTGGGAATGCCGTTAGTGCCATGGCTTATCGCCGCAGTTCTGCGTGGCGCGCGGCTGCCAAATCGTTCACGGGGCGATGCCTGGGCCTGTGGTTATGCGCACTCCGCCGACATGGTAGTGACGGCGACCGGTTTCGCCCAGCCGCTGCGCGTGATGTTTGCTCCGCTTTACCGTCTGCGCAGTCATGCGACACCGGTGTCACTGGTTTCAGCCCTGCACCGTGGCTGGCTGGGGGCGTTCTGCCGTCGTCTGGCGCTCATCGAACTGGCCGTATTACTGGTCGTGGCTTTTGCCTGA
- the hycI gene encoding hydrogenase maturation peptidase HycI: protein MPDYPENLPRYALLCVGNSMMGDDGAGPRLAELCAEKPLPGWTVVDGGAAPENDIGYLRELHPQHLVIADATDMGLAPGEMRIIAEEDIADMFMMTTHNLPLTFLMQQLREDIPQITFVGIQPDVVAFYYPMSTAVEQAISRLHQLLPRLETGPGIAPFSLST from the coding sequence ATGCCTGATTACCCTGAGAACCTTCCCCGCTACGCGCTGTTGTGCGTGGGCAACAGCATGATGGGCGACGACGGCGCCGGTCCGCGTCTGGCCGAACTGTGCGCGGAAAAACCACTTCCCGGCTGGACGGTGGTGGACGGCGGCGCGGCACCTGAAAACGACATCGGCTATTTGCGCGAACTGCATCCACAACATTTGGTGATTGCTGATGCTACCGATATGGGGCTGGCGCCTGGCGAAATGCGCATTATTGCCGAGGAAGATATCGCCGACATGTTCATGATGACTACCCACAATCTGCCGCTGACCTTTCTCATGCAGCAACTGCGCGAGGACATCCCGCAGATCACCTTTGTCGGTATTCAGCCCGACGTCGTCGCGTTTTATTACCCGATGAGTACCGCTGTGGAACAGGCGATCAGCCGCCTGCATCAGCTGTTACCGCGACTTGAAACTGGTCCTGGGATCGCTCCTTTCAGTCTTTCGACATAA
- the hydN gene encoding electron transport protein HydN, whose translation MNRFIIADPKKCIGCRTCEIACVMAHNDSQDISLLSAATFAPRLHVIKGVNLSTPVMCRQCEDAPCANVCPNGAILRSADHVQVLQERCIGCKTCVVACPYGAMEVVTKPIFRQNGAAMAATSDKAEAHKCDLCHGRTEGPACLAICPTNALFAIDRNQLQEMNAEKRRRAALDNTSPLLF comes from the coding sequence ATGAACCGGTTCATCATCGCCGATCCCAAAAAATGCATCGGCTGCCGTACCTGTGAAATTGCCTGCGTAATGGCGCATAACGACTCGCAGGATATCTCGCTGCTCAGCGCCGCGACATTCGCACCGCGTCTGCACGTGATAAAAGGCGTCAACCTCAGTACCCCGGTGATGTGTCGCCAGTGTGAAGATGCACCCTGTGCCAACGTCTGCCCCAATGGCGCCATTCTTCGCTCAGCCGACCATGTGCAGGTGCTGCAGGAGCGCTGCATCGGGTGTAAAACCTGCGTGGTTGCCTGCCCGTACGGCGCAATGGAAGTGGTGACAAAACCGATTTTCCGCCAGAACGGCGCCGCGATGGCAGCTACCTCGGATAAAGCCGAAGCGCACAAATGTGATCTGTGCCATGGCCGGACTGAAGGCCCGGCCTGTCTGGCCATCTGCCCGACCAACGCCCTGTTCGCTATCGATCGTAACCAGTTACAGGAGATGAATGCAGAAAAACGTCGCCGCGCGGCGCTCGACAACACTTCTCCGCTGCTGTTTTAA